From one Rhizobium rosettiformans genomic stretch:
- a CDS encoding response regulator, giving the protein MKNGKPVVLIVEDSAIIRMSAVDLVLSAGYEALEAGDADEAIRILEGRDDIDLVFTDVQMPGTMDGIKLSHYIRDRWPPLKLIVASGAAIVEESMLPVGSRFFPKPYDDLTITEAMARLLASDDPKARSL; this is encoded by the coding sequence ATGAAGAACGGCAAACCCGTCGTCCTGATCGTGGAAGACAGTGCGATAATCCGCATGAGTGCAGTCGATCTCGTCTTGTCGGCGGGTTACGAAGCGCTGGAGGCTGGCGACGCCGACGAGGCGATCCGCATTCTCGAAGGACGGGACGACATCGATCTCGTATTCACCGATGTCCAGATGCCAGGGACGATGGACGGTATCAAACTGTCCCACTACATCCGCGATCGTTGGCCGCCCTTGAAACTGATTGTCGCCTCCGGTGCAGCCATCGTCGAAGAAAGCATGCTGCCGGTCGGAAGCCGCTTCTTCCCCAAGCCCTATGACGACCTCACCATCACCGAAGCGATGGCGCGCCTGCTTGCGAGCGACGACCCGAAGGCCCGGTCGCTCTGA